One window of Magallana gigas chromosome 2, xbMagGiga1.1, whole genome shotgun sequence genomic DNA carries:
- the LOC105322860 gene encoding prohibitin 1 — MSSFFTKLGTLGVAVAGLGSVVNLALYNVEGGHRAVLFDRFRGVQEKVSGEGTHFLVPWVQRPIIFDCRSRPRNVSVITGSKDLQNVNITLRILFRPVVNELPKIYTNLGLDYDDRVLPSITNEVLKAVVAQFDASEMITQREIVSQKVSEELITRASQFGIILDDISLTHLTFGREFTLAVEMKQVSQQDAERARYNVEKAEMVKRAAVISAEGDAEGARLIAEAFKHYGDGIVELRKMEAAEEIATDLAKSRNVTYLPSKQQTLLALPQ, encoded by the exons ATGTCTAGCTTTTTCACCAAATTAGGAACACTTGGTGTTGCTGTCGCTGGCCTTGGCAGCGTTGTAAACCTCGCACTTTATAATG TTGAGGGAGGGCATAGAGCTGTGCTTTTTGACAGATTTAGAGGAGTTCAAGAGAAAGTTTCAGGAGAGGGAACTCATTTTCTTGTCCCCTGGGTACAGAGACCAATCATATTTGACTGCAGGTCTCGGCCAAGAAATGTCTCCGTAATCACTGGAAGTAAAG ATTTACAGAATGTTAACATCACATTACGTATTCTGTTCCGACCTGTTGTGAATGAGCTACCCAAAATTTACACAAACCTTGGTCTAGATTATGATGACAGAGTTCTACCCTCTATCACAAATGAAGTCCTAAAAGCAGTTGTG GCACAGTTTGATGCCAGTGAAATGATCACACAGAGAGAAATTGTGTCCCAAAAAGTCAGTGAAGAACTCATCACTAGAGCCTCACAGTTTGGAATAATCTTAGATGATATTTCTTTG ACACATTTAACATTTGGAAGAGAATTCACACTAGCTGTTGAGATGAAACAAGTATCCCAGCAAGATGCGGAGCGGGCCAGATATAATGTAGAAAAG GCCGAGATGGTAAAGAGAGCGGCTGTCATTTCAGCAGAAGGTGATGCAGAGGGTGCCAGACTTATAGCTGAGGCCTTCAAGCACTACGGCGATGGTATCGTAGAACTTAGAAAGATGGAGGCCGCGGAAGAAATCGCCACAGATCTAGCTAAATCACGAAATGTGACATATTTACCATCAAAGCAACAGACTCTACTGGCTCTACCGCAGTAG